The genomic segment CGAGCCCGGCCTGTTCTCCGTGGCAGCAGCCGACAGGGCCCTTCGTGCCATCGAGGAGATCCGCCGAGGCCTCTCCCCTCGTCTGCAGCCGTTGGGCATCGTGGTCAACCGTGTGCGCCCGCAGTCGATCGAGCACCAGTTCCGCATCAAGGAGCTGCGTGACATGTTCGGCCCCCTCGTGCTCTCGCCGCAGCTGCCGGAGCGCACCTCGCTCCAGCAGGCGCAGGGCGCGGCGAAGCCGCTGCACATCTGGCCCGGCGACTCCGCACAGGAGCTGGCGGCGGACTTCGACGCGCTGCTGGATCGGATCATCCGCACCGGGCGCGTGCCTGTTCCCGAGGCGGGCGCCGCCTCCTCCTGAGAGCTCGTTGCGTGAGGACGAGACGTTTCGACTCGTCGCTCCGCTCCTCGCTCAACGCGTTTCGTCTCGCTGCGCTCGCTCAACGACCCGCAGGAGCCCTCCGCTCCTCGCTCAACGACCCGCAGGAGCGACCTTCGGGCCTTGGCCTTTGGCGGGTCGTTGAGCGGAGGCGGCGAAGCCGCCGCAGACGAACGGGTTGAGCGAGCCGAAGGCGAGTCGAAACCTCGCCGAGAGCACGAACCTCTCGGAGCCCCAGAGCCTCGGCTACGCGGTGCGCTTGGCGCGACGCGCGGAGAGTTCGTCGACGGGGTCCGGTGCAGTCGGGTCGAACTCGACCAGCGTGGTCTCGACCTCACGCAGCACCTTGCCGACTGCGATGCCGAAGACGCCCTGGCCGCGGCTGACGAGGTCGATGACCTCGTCGTTGGACGTGCACAGGTAGACCGAGGCGCCGTCGCTCATGAGCGTGGTGCCTGCGAGGTCGCGGATGCCGGCGGCACGGAGCTGGTCGACGGCCGTGCGGATCTGCTGCAGGGAGATGCCCGTGTCGAGGAGCCGCTTCACCAGCTTGAGGACGAGGATGTCGCGGAAGCCGTAGAGGCGCTGCGAACCTGATCCGCTGGCACCGCGCACCGTCGGTTCGACGAGCTCCGTCCGAGCCCAGTAGTCGAGCTGACGGTAGGTGATGCCGGCCGCGCGGGCGGCGACCGCTCCGCGATAACCGACCTCGTCATCCATGGCCGGAAGACCGTCCGTGAAGAGGAGTTCGGTCACGAACCGCGGGTCGCCTGCACGCTCATCCGCATTCATATGACTTCCTCTCTGACGGGCTTACCTCAACGGTAGAGCAGTGCCCCACCCCGGGCAATCACATCCGCCGCGCGGCGAAGGTGTGTCGCAACCTGTTCGTTACGAAAGAACGCGAGCGAGCGCTTCGTTCACGAAGGCCGCTCGCACCTCGTCGATCTTGGCGGCGAGCTGCGGCGCCATCTCGCGCGCCTTGCCGCGAGATGTGGCGTCGGTCCGCCGTAGCAGCGAGGACATCGCGGATTCGATCAGCGAGACCTCGCGCTCCGCGCTCTGCCGCAGCGTACGCAGATGGCGCGGCTCGATGCCGTGGCGGTCGAGCGCGACGAGACCGCGCAGCAGCGTCACCGTGGACTCCGGATAGGTCTCCGCAGCGGTGATGATGCCGGTGCTGATGGCGTCGTTGAGGATCTGCGGTCCCGCTCCGGCGGCCGACAGGAGTTCGTCGCGACGGTATCGCCGAGGGGCGGGTGCGATGGAGACAGGGGGCGCGAACGCGAGCCCCGTCTCTCCGTTGGCCTCGGCCTCGTCGAGCTGCTCGCGGATGACGCTGAGCGGCAGGTAGTGATCACGCTGAAGGGTGAGCCCGAGTCGCAGACGTTCGATGTCCGACTGCGAGAACTTTCGGTACCCGGACTCCGTCCTGGACGGGCTGACGATGCCCTGAACCTCGAGGAAACGCAGCTTGCTCGAGGTGAGATCCGGGAAGTCCGGTGTGAGCCTGGCGAGCACCTGACCGATGCTCAAGAGCCCCGCGGACGCTGAGCGATCGCGGGCCGGAAGCGCCGCCATCACTCCGTCGCCGCGGCGAGGTCGGCGGGCGACACGAAGAAGTTCAGACGGAACTTGCCGATGCGCAGCTCGAAGCCGTTGGCGAGGGCACTGCGGTCCACGCGCTCACCGTTGACGTAGGTGCCGTTGAGCGAGCGCTGATCGATGATCTCGAAGGCGCTCCCCGACCGGGTGATCTCGGCGTGACGTCGCGAGACCGTGACGTCATCGAAGAAGATGTCCGCCTCCGGGTGGCGTCCGATCGTCGTGACGTCGGTGTCGAGCAGGTATCGAGCACCCGCCAGCGCGCCGGAACGGACCAGCAGCAGAGCCGACCCTGATGGCAGAGCTGCGATGGCCGACTGCTCGACCTCTGTGAGCTCGGCGCCGAAGGGCACGAAAGAAAGATCGGAATCGTGTCCGAACGTCTGCGTGGCGTCGTGGCGCTGCTCGCCGTCGCGATGAATGGCTTCGTCGCGAGCCGGTCGGCTTTCGAAATCTGTCACGGTGGCCCTCCTCCCCACCACACTAACGGATCGAGGCGTCGCCGAGCGAGGGTCTGTGGGACACAGCGACCCCACACGACCGTTTCCTATGGTTGAGGTGTGCGCACTCTCACAATCGGTCGACCGACCGCCTCGTCCACCATCGCCGCCGTGCTCCTCGCCGCCTTCGTCCTGCTGTTCGCCTGGCCGTCATCCGCGGCCGCACACGACGCGCTGGTCGAGTCTTCGCCGGCGGCCGATGCGACTGTGGACACACTGCCCGCGGAGCTCACTCTGACGTTCAGCGCCGCGCTGATCGGCGGCGAAGGCGCCACCGAGGTCGTCGTGACGGATCCGGAAGGAGAGGCAGTCGCGGAGGGACCGGCCCAGGTCGACGGCGCCCTCGTCACGCAGCCCCTCGCAACCGACGCGCCTGCGGGCGAGTATCACGTGCTGTGGAAGGTGGTCTCCAGCGATGGGCACCCCACATCGGGCGAGTTCTCCTTCACCGTCACGACCGGCTCGCAGCCGGAGGAGCCGTCCACCGCCCCCGCCGAGGAGGCCACCGCCGCCCCCGCACCGGAGCAGTCGCAGACCTCCGAACCGGTCGAGGACCCGAACATGGAGTCGATCGCATCGTTCTCCCCCGGCTGGCTGATCGCCGGAGCGGTGATCCTGCTGATCGTGGCGTTCCTGCTCTTCCTGCTGCTGCGCCGCCGCCGGCCCGCCGAATCCGGATCGGACGCCCCCTCGGAGCGTTAGGCTGGAGGCATGCCACACTACGACGTCGTCATCCTCGGCGCGGGCCCCGGCGGGTACGTCGCCGCAGTCCGCAGCGCACAGCTCGGACTCTCCACCGCGATCATCGAAGAGAAGTACTGGGGCGGTGTGTGCCTCAACGTGGGCTGCATCCCCTCGAAGGCTCTCCTCAAGAACGCGGAGCTCGCACACACCCTGAACCACAAGGCCGACTTCTTCGGGATCTCCGGCGAATTCACGATGGACTACGGCAAGGCGTTCGACCGCAGCCGTGTCGTCGCGGACGGTCGCGTCAAGGGCATCCACTTCCTCATGAAGAAGAACAAGGTGACCGAGTACGACGGCCGAGGCACCTTCACCGGTCCGAAGGCGATCTCCGTCGCCAAGGCCGACGGCTCGACCGAAGAGGTCACGTTCGACAACGCCATCATCGCGACCGGCTCGAAGGTGCGCCTGCTTCCCGGCGTCGAGCTCAGCGACAACGTCGTGACGTACGAGGAGCAGATCCTCTCGCGTGAGCTTCCGAAGTCGATCGTCATCGTCGGCGCCGGCGCCATCGGCATGGAGTTCGCCTACGTGATGACCAACTACGGCGTCAAGGTGACGATCATCGAGTTCCTCGACCGCGCGCTCCCCAACGAGGACGCCGACGTGTCGAAGGAGATCACGAAGCAGTACAAGAACTACGGCGTCGACATCCTGACCTCGACCAAGGTCGAGTCCGTCGTCGACAACGGCTCGTCCGTCACGGTCTCGTACACGGGCAAGGACGGCCAGCAGAGCTCGATCGAGGCCGACAAGGTGCTCATGTCGGTCGGATTCGCACCCAACGTCGAAGGATTCGGTCTCGACAAGACCGGCGTGAAGCTCACCGAGCGCGGCGCCATCGACATCGACGACCACATGCGCACCAACGTGGACGGCATCTACGCCATCGGCGACGTGACCGCCAAGCTGCAGCTCGCACACGTGGCCGAGGCCCAGGCCGTGGTCGCTGCCGAGACGATCGGCGGCGCGGAGACGCAGACCCTCGGCGACTACCGCATGATGCCCCGCGCGACGTTCTGCTCGCCGCAGGTCGCCTCCTTCGGACTCACCGAGGCGCAGGCGAAGGAGACCGGTCGCGAGATCAAGGTCGTCTCGTTCCCCTTCATGGCCAACGGCAAGGCGCACGGTCTCGGCGAGCCGGTCGGTTTCGTCAAGATGATCGCGGATGCCGAGCACCTCGAGCTGCTCGGTGCCCACATGATCGGCCCGGACGTGTCCGAGCTTCTGCCCGAGCTCACCCTCGCGCAGAAGTGGGACCTCACCGCCCTGGAGCTGGCACGCAACGTGCACACGCACCCGACGCTGTCGGAGGCGCTGCAGGAGGGCTTCCACGGCCTCGCGGGCCACATGATCAACTTCTGATCAGACACCTCTGAAGAACGGCCCGGTCAGGCTCTGCCTGCCGGGCCGTTCTTCGTGCTCTCAGCGTCCCTGCATCGTGATCATGGCGGCGCTACGCCGTCGCAGCGCCGGTGATCCCAGCATCCGGATTCCCGCGTTCCGGACGGCGAGGGCCGGTCCGCGCACCGAGCGCCCCATGGTCATGTAGAACATCGACCTGCGTTGGGCGCGAGCGGCGGCGCGGAGCGCGGTGCGTTCGTAGTCGTGGAAATCCGGGGCACGGCCGTCCAGAGTGCGTGCGACGGCGGCGGCCAGGTGCGGCGCTGCCGCCCAGCCGAGGTTCATCCCCTGGCCGCCGATCGGACTCGTCTCGTGCGCGGCATCCCCCACGAGGACCACTCGTCCCGCCGCCAGGCGCGCTGCCCGGTGCTGGCGCGCGATGAACGGGGTGGGGTGCGTGCCGGATGGCAGTTCCACGCGGAGGCCGGCACGATCGCGGATCGCGCGGCCGAAGGCCTCCGATTCCGCCAGAACGCCATCCGGGTCCGACACGACCCAGCGTCGCATCCCGTCGGGAAGCGGGAAGGATTCGACGAGTCCGTCCCGCTCGCAGTGCAGGCGTGCCGTCCGATCCGCTGCGTGATCGGGGACATCGGCCATCGCGTAGCGTCCACGACCCGGACCTCGACGCCAGTGGATGCCGAGCTGCCGCCGGATGCCGCTGCGCACACCGTCGGCGGCCACGACCACGGCGGCGCTGACCTCGCGGTGGCCGATCGACATCGAGACCCCGCTCTGGGTGTTCCGCACCACCCCGACCGTGTGCCCGAGGCGCAGCGCGTCGCTCCGCAGACTCGTGAGCCGCTCACGGAGGAGCGCATGGGTGCGATGCTGCGGAAGGATCAGCACACGGTGCTCACCCGAGAACGCGATGGACGCGAGGACCCGCCCGTCGCAGATCACCTCGCCGCGGTCGAGGGCGAGACTCTCCGCGCGCACCTGCGCACCGACACCTGCGGCCTGCAGCGCCGCCAGCCCGGGCGGGTGGATCCCGATCGCCCTGGAGCGATGATCGGCACCTTCACGCGCCTCGTAGACCGCGACATCGATGCCGCGCTCGGCGAGCAGGCACCCGAGGAGCAGTCCGACCGGTCCCGCTCCCACGATCACGACCTCATGGTCCGGCATCCCCCGCCTCCCATCGCAGTTCCAGTCGCGCGGGGAACTCCTCGTTCACCTGCCAGCCGCGCGGGACGACCTCCGCCGCCTCTGCTCTGGTGAACGACCGGCGGATGCTGATGAGACCGTCCTCACGGATGAACGACCCGGCGAGGACGTTCTTCGCGAACGGCGCGGTCCCCATGGCGAAGCCCCAGTAGGCGAGCCTGCTGCGTGCGATGTCGCGGTGCAGCACGACACCGCCCTCCCGCACGAGAGCGACGGAGCCGTCGAGCACGCCGGTGAGTTCGTCTCCCGAGAGGTGGTGGATCAGGTGGTTGGAGACGACGAGATCGAATCGCTCGGCGTCCGCCACGAGGTCGCTGGTGTGCGCGCATCGGTACTCGACCCCTCCGCCGCGCTCGCGCGCCCATCGGATCGCCCTGGGGTCGGCATCCAAGGCCGTGACGGAGATCGGCAGTCCGTCGCGCCGCGCCCATCCGGCGATCGCCCTGGACACGTCTCCTCCGCCTGCGCCGACGTCGAGGAGGTGGATCGGTCCTCTTCGCGCGCGAGGTCGTATCTCTCGGCGATACACCGATCGCCACCGGGAGACGACGGCGTTCACGAGCGAGAACCGGTCGTAGGTGCGCTCGAGCATCGTGATGTCCGCACCGGGGTCGTCCATCAGCTCGCGCGCGCTGACGGCGCGAAGAGTGAGATCGACGCTCATCCGCGCGGCGCCACGACCGTCATGAGGGCGGACTCCGCGGTCAGGCCGGGTCCGAAGGCCATCGCGGCGACGCGTTCACCGTCACGCGCTCCCTCCTCCTCGAGGATGCGGCGCAGCACGAACAGCACCGTCGCACTGGACATGTTGCCGTACTGCCTGAGCACCTCTCTGGCGGGGGTGAGCTGCTCCGGGGACAGCTGCAGCCGCTCCTCCACGCGGTCGAGGATGCTGCGCCCTCCGGGATGGATCGCCCAGTGCGCGACCTGCTCACCGATGGAACGGTCGTCGAAGGCTGCGGCGAGCTCGGGCTCCGGCGCGTACAGCGGTCGCAGGGCATCGAAGATGTTCTCTCCGATGAGCTGCGGGACGGCGGTGGACAGGATCATCTCGAATCCCTCGTCGCCGATCGTCCACGCCATGTCCTTCTTCCCCTCCGGGATGATGCCGGTGTGGAAGCGATCCAGGGCGAATCCCGGCACGGACGAGTCGAACGACCGGGCCGTCACGAGACCGGCGGCGGCCCCGTCCGCGAACAGCGACGTGGCCACGATCATGTCCGGGTCCTCAGAGGTGCGCAGGTGCAGGGTGCACAGCTCGACGCTGACGACGAGGACCACGGCATCCGGATCGGCCGCGCAGAACTGGCTTGCCGCCCTGAGCGCCGGCATCGACGCGTAGCATCCCATGAACCCGAAGTGGTAGCGCTGGACGTTGTCGTTCAGACCGAGCGCGCGCACGATCTCATAGTCGGGGCCAGGAGCGTGGAAGCCGGTGCACGAGACGGTGATGAGGTGGGTCACATCGGCCGGAGTGATGTCCGGATCCGCCTCGACGGACGCCCTGGCGACGTCGACATAGAGCTTCCACGCCTCTCGGACGTAGACCTCGTTGCGCGTCTTCGTACTCGGAGACAGCAGCGCACCATTCGACCGGTCGAAGAACTGCGGATCTTCGGCATCCGACTCCAGCGAGAGCTCATCGATGACGGTGTACCGGGTGTCGATCCCCGACCCGTTGAACGACGTGTTCACGATACGCGTGGCCAGGCGCCCGAGACCGGGCTGCGCGGCGAAGACGTCGCGGACCTCCTCCTGTCGCAACACGGTGTCCGGAACGATCGTCTGCAGGGAGCGGAGTACCGCGGAGTGGCTCATGAGGTCACTCAAGCATGAGGAACGATTCTGAAGATAGGGCTTGCGTTAGGCGCCGAGCGCCCTACCCAGTTTCGAGTCGGATGCCGCGGCACGGGCACCTGCGGCGAAGACGACGGATTCGACGGCGGCGAAGAATCTCTCCCGCTCCGCCTCGTCGTCCGGGGCGGCAGGACCGAGCTCGACCTCCCACTCCCGCCATTGCCGCCGTGTACCGCCGCGCAGGTCGGTGGTGCGGACACGGTCGTCGACGAACTCCGCGATGACGCCGCCCTCCCCGCGCAGGAGGTAGGCCGTCCGGCTGTTCTCGATGCGCGCCAGCGGAGCCAGCGGGGCCGACGTCCAGCGGCCGAGCGCCTCTCGCACGGCCTCGGGCACCGTGTCATCGTCGCCGAGGGGCCAGGAGATCTCCAGGCGCCCGTCGCCCTGACGCGGACCCTTGATGTGCCACCCGGCATCCCCGCCACCCGTGCGGCGCCGGACGGCGACGCCGGCTCGCGCGAGCTCCGCCTCCGCGGTGTCGAAGTACCGGGCGTCGAGTTCTCGCAGTTCCCCGTCCGTGACGGAGAGCACCGCCGCGACGTCCGTCCATGCCGGCAGCGGGGTGTCGTCGTCGACGTCGTACTTCCGCTCGACCTCGACGATCCTGGTCGGTTCCGTCGCACCCTCAGTCATCGGTGGAGGTGAGATCCTCGAGCGCCTCGTCGAACCAGTAGTCGATCTCGGTGGGGCCGTCGTCCGATCCGGTCTTCTGCGGCTCGCCGCGCCGGTTGTAGACCACCTGCGTCTCGCTGTAGGGGACGATCAGCTTGTCGTCCGCGTCCTCGATGGGGACGATCTGCCCGTCCAGCGGGCCGCCGTGGAGTCGTGCGATTGCCATGTGCTCACCATAGTCCTCATCCGACGGCGATCCCCAGCACTGCGCCGATGATCATCCAGGGCCCGAATGCGATGCGCGTCGAGCTGTCCGCGCGTCGCAACGCCATGAGCACGAGGGCGTGGAGCGCACCCAGCACGAACGCCGCAGCCGCCCCGATCGCGAGCACCTGCCAGCCGTGCCATCCGAGGACGAGTCCGATGAGGGCGGCGAGCTTCACGTCTCCTCCCCCGATCCCGCCCCTGCTCACCGCGCGCAGCACGGCGTAGAAGCCGCCGAGGATCACCATCCCGGCGAATGCCGCGAGAGATGAGGCACCGCGCTGGGTCACGAGAGCGTCGGCCAGGACGAGGCATGCTGTCGCGGCGAGCGCCGGCAGGACGATGCGATTCGGCAGCCGATGGGTGCGCGCGTCGATCACCAGCAACCAGATGCCGACTCCGGCGAGAGCGAGGTGCACGACGACCACGGCGATGTCGTACCAGGCGACGGATGGCATGCCGGAAGAGTAGGCCACATCGAGGGTTCCGCGATGTGACCCTGTGGAAAACGTCGATGTCCGATGTGCGAATTACGATCGGAGCACCGCTTGATTTATTCGTAGATATATTCGAGGATGTAGGCATGGGCACAGCACTTCCGGCCCCCGCGGCTCTCCCCCTCTCGGGCACCGCTTCCCGCGCGCAAGAGGTGCATCGGCTGCGCAGTGAGATCTCTCGCATGCAGCGGCGACGCAGCGAGTCGCCGCTCCTTCCGCTCGACCCCGCCCTGGAGGGCCTTCTGCCCGACCAGGGTCTCCGCGTCGGCTCCGCCTACTCCCTGTCCCCGTCACCGAGCCTGCTCGGAGCGCTGCTGGCCGCGCCGTCACAGAAGGGCTCCTGGTGCGCGATCATCGGCATGCCGACGATCGGCCTCGAGGCGATGAGCGACCTCGGTGTGGAGCTCGAGAGACTCGTGCTCGTCCCCGACCCCGGTCCCCGCTGGCTCACCGTCGCCACGGCGCTCTCCGAGGTGATCCCGCTCATCGCCGTGCATCCACGCAGCCGCGTGGCCGATGCCGACATCTCTCGCCTGAACGCGCGACTGCGCGATCGCGGCTGCACACTGCTGGTCACCGCGCCATGGCCGCAGAGCGAGGCGACGATCCGCGTCGAGGACACCGAGTGGCATGGGCTGGGCTCGGGCTGGGGGCTGCTCTCCGATCGCACGGTGACCCTGCGCACATCCGGCAGACGATTCGAGTCCGGTCGCCGGGTGCGCGTGCAGATGCCGACCTCCCTCGGCCGGGTGGATGCCGCACCCACTCCCCTTCGCACCGTTCAGCCCGTGCCCCTCTCCCCCGCGACGATGCCGAAGATGCCGATCCCGGCTGCCTCAGCAACTGCCGAGCAGACGCCGGCGCGTTGGGCGGTGGCCGGATGACCAGCCCACCGCGCCATCTCGTGCTGTGGGTTCCGGACTGGCCGGTTCGAGCGGCGCTGGGCACCGCCCCCGGCGACGACCCCGTCGCCGTCATGCAGGCGAACCTCGTCGTCGCGTGCTCCGCCTCCGCCCGCGCACAGGGGGTCCGCCGCGGGCAGCGACGCCGCGTCGCACAGACCCGCTCCCCCGGCCTGCGCATCCTGCCCGCCGACCCGCAGCAGGAGCAGCGCGTGTTCGTGCCGGTCCTGCGACTGCTCGAGGAGCTGGTCCCCGGCGTCCAGCCCCTGCGCCCTGGGCTCGTCGCGCTGCGCGCCCGCGGCGCCGCACGCTACTACGGCGGAGAGGAGCAGGCGGCGATGCATCTCATCGACGCGCTCGCCGCACACGGCCACCCCGGAGCCCGTGCCGGTGTCGCCGACGGTCTGTTCACGGCGGAACAGGCCGCTCGCCTGGCCGACCCCGTCCTCGTGGTCCCGCAAGGCGGCTCCCGCGAGTTCCTGGCACCTCTTCCCGTGCAGGCACTGGGTGACGAGCAGATCACCGCACTGATGACCAAGCTCGGCGTGCGCACGCTGGCCGACCTCGCCGCCCTCGAGGTGGCCCACGTCCGCGACAGGCTCGGCGAACGGGGCGTGCGCCTGCACGACCTCGCAGCGGGTGCCGACTCGCGTCCGCTGACACCCCAGAAGCCCGAGCCGCAGCTCGCCCGCGAGATCGTGTTCGACAGCCCCCTGGCGCAGGCCGAGCAGGTCGCCTTCGCCGTGCGTCAGACCGCGGATGCCGTCATCGGCGGTCTGACCGAGCTCGCGCAGGTGTGCACCGAGGTCCGCATCGACCTGACCGATGACGACGGGGTGGTCTCCTCGCGGGCATGGATGCATCCCACATCCTTCGAGGCGAGCGATCTGGTGGATCGGGTGCGCTGGCAGCTCGAGGGGATGGCCGCGCAGTTCGCCGCCACGGAACGGGTGGGCGCCGGCATCCTCGAGGTGCGCATCACCCCCACGCGCGTCGATGACAGCGCTCACCACCAACCAGGGCTGTTCGGGCAGGGTCCGGAGCAGCGTCTGCATCATGCCGTCTCCCGCGTTCAGGCCATGCTCGGGCATCGCGGTGTCGTCACCCCGCAGGTCACCGGCGGGCGTCGGCTCGCCGAACGGCAGCTGTTCCAGCCGTGGGGCGACAAGACCCCGCATGAACGGGATGCGGCGCTGCCCTGGCCGGGCAGCCTCCCGCCGCCGCACCCCTCCGAGGTGTTCGCCCCGCCGCTGCCTGCCAGGGTGACGGCGGCCGACGGCACTGCGCCGACGGTGGACGAGCGCGGAACCCTGTCCGCACCCCCCGCACGGATCGACGACGTCCCCGTGCTCAGCTGGGCGGGCCCGTGGCCGCTGCGGGAACGCACCTGGGATGCCGCTCATGCCCGCATTGCCCAGCGTTTCCAGATCGTCGACGAATCCCAGCGCGCCTGGCTCGCCCTCTGGGAGGACGGCGCCTGGTGGTTCGAGGGGCGGTACCGCTGATGGGCTG from the Microbacterium ginsengiterrae genome contains:
- a CDS encoding MerR family transcriptional regulator — its product is MNADERAGDPRFVTELLFTDGLPAMDDEVGYRGAVAARAAGITYRQLDYWARTELVEPTVRGASGSGSQRLYGFRDILVLKLVKRLLDTGISLQQIRTAVDQLRAAGIRDLAGTTLMSDGASVYLCTSNDEVIDLVSRGQGVFGIAVGKVLREVETTLVEFDPTAPDPVDELSARRAKRTA
- a CDS encoding MerR family transcriptional regulator; translated protein: MAALPARDRSASAGLLSIGQVLARLTPDFPDLTSSKLRFLEVQGIVSPSRTESGYRKFSQSDIERLRLGLTLQRDHYLPLSVIREQLDEAEANGETGLAFAPPVSIAPAPRRYRRDELLSAAGAGPQILNDAISTGIITAAETYPESTVTLLRGLVALDRHGIEPRHLRTLRQSAEREVSLIESAMSSLLRRTDATSRGKAREMAPQLAAKIDEVRAAFVNEALARVLS
- a CDS encoding FHA domain-containing protein, whose protein sequence is MTDFESRPARDEAIHRDGEQRHDATQTFGHDSDLSFVPFGAELTEVEQSAIAALPSGSALLLVRSGALAGARYLLDTDVTTIGRHPEADIFFDDVTVSRRHAEITRSGSAFEIIDQRSLNGTYVNGERVDRSALANGFELRIGKFRLNFFVSPADLAAATE
- a CDS encoding copper resistance protein CopC, yielding MRTLTIGRPTASSTIAAVLLAAFVLLFAWPSSAAAHDALVESSPAADATVDTLPAELTLTFSAALIGGEGATEVVVTDPEGEAVAEGPAQVDGALVTQPLATDAPAGEYHVLWKVVSSDGHPTSGEFSFTVTTGSQPEEPSTAPAEEATAAPAPEQSQTSEPVEDPNMESIASFSPGWLIAGAVILLIVAFLLFLLLRRRRPAESGSDAPSER
- the lpdA gene encoding dihydrolipoyl dehydrogenase gives rise to the protein MPHYDVVILGAGPGGYVAAVRSAQLGLSTAIIEEKYWGGVCLNVGCIPSKALLKNAELAHTLNHKADFFGISGEFTMDYGKAFDRSRVVADGRVKGIHFLMKKNKVTEYDGRGTFTGPKAISVAKADGSTEEVTFDNAIIATGSKVRLLPGVELSDNVVTYEEQILSRELPKSIVIVGAGAIGMEFAYVMTNYGVKVTIIEFLDRALPNEDADVSKEITKQYKNYGVDILTSTKVESVVDNGSSVTVSYTGKDGQQSSIEADKVLMSVGFAPNVEGFGLDKTGVKLTERGAIDIDDHMRTNVDGIYAIGDVTAKLQLAHVAEAQAVVAAETIGGAETQTLGDYRMMPRATFCSPQVASFGLTEAQAKETGREIKVVSFPFMANGKAHGLGEPVGFVKMIADAEHLELLGAHMIGPDVSELLPELTLAQKWDLTALELARNVHTHPTLSEALQEGFHGLAGHMINF
- a CDS encoding FAD-dependent oxidoreductase, producing the protein MPDHEVVIVGAGPVGLLLGCLLAERGIDVAVYEAREGADHRSRAIGIHPPGLAALQAAGVGAQVRAESLALDRGEVICDGRVLASIAFSGEHRVLILPQHRTHALLRERLTSLRSDALRLGHTVGVVRNTQSGVSMSIGHREVSAAVVVAADGVRSGIRRQLGIHWRRGPGRGRYAMADVPDHAADRTARLHCERDGLVESFPLPDGMRRWVVSDPDGVLAESEAFGRAIRDRAGLRVELPSGTHPTPFIARQHRAARLAAGRVVLVGDAAHETSPIGGQGMNLGWAAAPHLAAAVARTLDGRAPDFHDYERTALRAAARAQRRSMFYMTMGRSVRGPALAVRNAGIRMLGSPALRRRSAAMITMQGR
- a CDS encoding methyltransferase domain-containing protein; the encoded protein is MSVDLTLRAVSARELMDDPGADITMLERTYDRFSLVNAVVSRWRSVYRREIRPRARRGPIHLLDVGAGGGDVSRAIAGWARRDGLPISVTALDADPRAIRWARERGGGVEYRCAHTSDLVADAERFDLVVSNHLIHHLSGDELTGVLDGSVALVREGGVVLHRDIARSRLAYWGFAMGTAPFAKNVLAGSFIREDGLISIRRSFTRAEAAEVVPRGWQVNEEFPARLELRWEAGDAGP
- a CDS encoding type III polyketide synthase, with the translated sequence MSHSAVLRSLQTIVPDTVLRQEEVRDVFAAQPGLGRLATRIVNTSFNGSGIDTRYTVIDELSLESDAEDPQFFDRSNGALLSPSTKTRNEVYVREAWKLYVDVARASVEADPDITPADVTHLITVSCTGFHAPGPDYEIVRALGLNDNVQRYHFGFMGCYASMPALRAASQFCAADPDAVVLVVSVELCTLHLRTSEDPDMIVATSLFADGAAAGLVTARSFDSSVPGFALDRFHTGIIPEGKKDMAWTIGDEGFEMILSTAVPQLIGENIFDALRPLYAPEPELAAAFDDRSIGEQVAHWAIHPGGRSILDRVEERLQLSPEQLTPAREVLRQYGNMSSATVLFVLRRILEEEGARDGERVAAMAFGPGLTAESALMTVVAPRG
- a CDS encoding CYTH domain-containing protein produces the protein MTEGATEPTRIVEVERKYDVDDDTPLPAWTDVAAVLSVTDGELRELDARYFDTAEAELARAGVAVRRRTGGGDAGWHIKGPRQGDGRLEISWPLGDDDTVPEAVREALGRWTSAPLAPLARIENSRTAYLLRGEGGVIAEFVDDRVRTTDLRGGTRRQWREWEVELGPAAPDDEAERERFFAAVESVVFAAGARAAASDSKLGRALGA
- a CDS encoding response regulator; the protein is MAIARLHGGPLDGQIVPIEDADDKLIVPYSETQVVYNRRGEPQKTGSDDGPTEIDYWFDEALEDLTSTDD
- a CDS encoding prepilin peptidase — encoded protein: MPSVAWYDIAVVVVHLALAGVGIWLLVIDARTHRLPNRIVLPALAATACLVLADALVTQRGASSLAAFAGMVILGGFYAVLRAVSRGGIGGGDVKLAALIGLVLGWHGWQVLAIGAAAAFVLGALHALVLMALRRADSSTRIAFGPWMIIGAVLGIAVG
- a CDS encoding DNA polymerase Y family protein, which gives rise to MTSPPRHLVLWVPDWPVRAALGTAPGDDPVAVMQANLVVACSASARAQGVRRGQRRRVAQTRSPGLRILPADPQQEQRVFVPVLRLLEELVPGVQPLRPGLVALRARGAARYYGGEEQAAMHLIDALAAHGHPGARAGVADGLFTAEQAARLADPVLVVPQGGSREFLAPLPVQALGDEQITALMTKLGVRTLADLAALEVAHVRDRLGERGVRLHDLAAGADSRPLTPQKPEPQLAREIVFDSPLAQAEQVAFAVRQTADAVIGGLTELAQVCTEVRIDLTDDDGVVSSRAWMHPTSFEASDLVDRVRWQLEGMAAQFAATERVGAGILEVRITPTRVDDSAHHQPGLFGQGPEQRLHHAVSRVQAMLGHRGVVTPQVTGGRRLAERQLFQPWGDKTPHERDAALPWPGSLPPPHPSEVFAPPLPARVTAADGTAPTVDERGTLSAPPARIDDVPVLSWAGPWPLRERTWDAAHARIAQRFQIVDESQRAWLALWEDGAWWFEGRYR